The genomic stretch ccactttatttgtgggataccatttgaagatttattctgattgctttactggcttgctttctttgatgctgctagcttgagagatctttgggtttcttatctcttgagttgttgttacttcggattttttatccgtgtggtagatctcttgatcccttcATCTATCCAGCATTTTACcactttcttagctggaagacctcaataggaggcaatgttttcttttgtttctttacttttgtgcctaaatacctccatgaagaggcaattgaaggaaaaaagggattagtagtcaatcccccgttattcagtctgtcgttctttatgctcgcactacgtgtcgatgcttcagaacaaaagcccaaaatcttttgtccggtcagtcagtggagagggttccacctttctgaatccccacgctttgtcatgagctcaccctgtccagggttaagagctatgaggtcttatcctcattacccttttgatctgctcaccctgacgttcattgtcagtggttaagagcccgtttgattacctttccatggcttatttgtcgaggttgatatgacccctctgGACTAAAGCCCTACCCCTGTATGgttgagcccccttgttggcgtggTTTATTTTATGCTATATGTTGTTGTGTGGTGcgatcgtctccccataggattgctaggctttgtacagtctctcgtttgcatgtcaattaaggtagcactgttccttcgtctaggacttcctttttgcatgagcactcctaaaacacaaacaaactcattgatttttattctcctaaaaacacgttaactccttctactacagacgagtaagtctccaaaggtcgagcatccggtagattgcgtagtaacgtcgttcacctaaaaacAAACCCGTAGGTAGCcaaactacggcttgctctgattctcattccagatgagatacgtaggcataagacacgatgtcttagcgagcacactcctctttaacccataggtagccgagctacgaagactctgattctcatattcagatgagatacgtatgcagtggatgcaacatctgtgcgagtcatttccttttgacccctcttttagtaaatagtacattagatatacacacaccctttagacgagaacaataagagtggatcccgtagagtactacggatgcgtaggggtgctaataccttcccttcgcataattgactcccgaacccaagatttggttgtgagaccttgtctttttcctttcctttttccaggtttacttcgagcgtttcctttccctcctttaggataaataacgcacggtggcgattcttctgtcatttcttttctcgccggttgttttttcgcattccctttttcaggttgcgacacttgtatcgaattatttattaataataaaaggcgttttctttattatgtttgtttaataaagtccctagaatagctagtccgtttaatgtatcaagtgtgacttaatcatgagatcacattaaacataaggacactattcttaaagtatccatagtcgagctttattgtgaagtgggataacattaaagcattaagactattatgtatatagactgatgatcacatctcatggatcatggataagggGTTATCAAGTCTTAATCATATGTATGAGTATTAAGggtaatatttatactagattgacccgctatgagaatcctatatagaatgttatgcaaagtgtcataagttattctcatggtgataatggtgtataccaccattcgacctgaaaccactatggaccttagatgtagagtcgagtgccttattgctgatcaaacattgtccgtaactggatgaccataaagacagttgatgggtactccacaaagcatgctaagggtcatgagtgacctagatggaatttgcccatcctgcgtaacaggataaatgtctatgggcccaatattgaattggacaaggatgacacggtctatgccttgtgttcaatatagacataagggcaaaagggtaattctACATATAAGgattatcacaaaaggatttgtcatatcacatgacattttcgtgtcttgggtagcagtgatgtgttgctagataccgctcactatttattatgttaaatacgtgttttaatataattgccaatgccgcgaaaacctacagggtcacacacaaaggacggattgatgagagatagagtaactaaggaacaccgtaaggtacgatgcacttaagtgaattgtagaacatcataaggtatggtgtacttaagtagaatacgaaatatggtaaggtaccacacgcttaagtgattttggcatattataagatattggccacatacacttaagtgtgatttttagcttatagcctacacaagtggttctataaatagaacccttatgcagaagcatttgtgcaattgcaatttttcgttttttctctctcacacactcaaagccttcattcgtagcaactagcactgagattgaaggaatccgttcgtgtggactgagtagaggcgttgtcatcgttcaacgttcatgatcgctccgtagatctgcatcaaaggtttcaatcgtcacaagaggtaatgattctatcactgatgatgcccattcgtaaggatcactaaaggagaaaattttaaattccattgcgttttggatcgcccttctccttcacaCCTTTCCTCTAGTTGAAGCTTGCTTAGGCTTCAGGCAATGAGTGTTGATATGTCCTTGTTTACCGTAGTTGTAGCAAGTCACCACACTCTCTTTGCAATCAGTAACAAATGTCATGACTTCCCACACTTGTACACTTCTTCACATCACTCTTGCATTCACTGAAACGATGACCCAACTCACCACACCTATAGCACTTAAGAGGAGTAGGGGCACCTCCTCCACTTGTCCTCTTACCACCAACAACTCTCTGTTTACCTTTATCAACTGGAGCACTATATGGCTTCCCACGGTTCAGATTCTGCTTTCCTCTTCTCTCGCTCAACTCCTTGTAGTGAGCCAACCGAGCCTTTCCACTATCCTCATAAATTCTACAGTTGTTTACCAACTCTGGAAACCTCTTGATCTGTTAGTATCCAATCGCCTGCTTAATCTTAAGACGCAAACCATTCTCGAATTTGACACACTTAGAGAACTTAACAGTTGCCTCACTATAATGAGGGTAGAACTTAGCAAGTTCCACAAATATGGCAGCATACTCAATCTCCTTCCTCCCTTGATAATCCTTAGAAAATTACTTTCTCAAAAATTCCCTGTGGAACACAACCCAAGTTACAACTTCAACTGCAACATCCACCACGTGACGAGTGTTGAtccaccagtcatcagcttccTTAGCTAACATATGTGTACCGAACCACACCTTTTGTGCTTTAGAGAAATCCATCACTCTGAAAATCCTCTCAATCTCCTTGAGCCAAGTGTGCGCTTCATCAAGAGCGTACCTACCTTTGAAAGTAGGCAGATTGTTCCACTGGAGCTTCCCCAAATGTCGGAACTCGTCGTTCCCACCAACATTAGGCTGATTCTGCACAGCCTGAGCAATAGCCTACAAAGCAGTAGcaataacattttcatttcttCCAGCCATTTTCTGTTTCACACCACCATCAACAACAATGGTTAAAGGGACAACATCGAAAATATTCAACTGTCACACCACACCGACTCAACAACTTGGCCGaacagaccgacctgctctgataccactatgtaatACCCTAAATTTTCCCCACATAATTTTAAAACATTTATCAGAGTAAAACAATTCAACATACAGTTTAGGATGCTACACTAGAACATACAATCAACTTGCTCACTCGAAAAGACATGTAACACTTGACATTTATAAAAATAGTAGTAATAAATACATGTCTGAATGTTAACTTTTATTAAGTAGCAGTGGAATAACAATAACAAACAGTCAACTCGCATATCCAACATCAACATAACATGTCATTATAAGAAATTTTAAAACATAATGAAAGACACAACGTTCCAAATTCCCCAGTGTTACACATCAGAGCAGACACCGCcattaaaataaaacagaataCTTCATCTTCCACTCACATCTGAGCTCCTACAACGGATTATCCGCATGTTACCAACATGGAGGAAACATTCAAATAGAATGGGCGAGATATCGTAATTATATAAAGGAAAGAATGATAATAAGTAAGCATCAGATTATCACATGCACATCACCCATTCCACAACATAATTCCACATAATCCACACAACAACTATCCACACATAATAGCAACATCACAACTATCCATACGGAACAACAACACAACAACTATCCAAACAGGATAACAACATAACATCCATCTCACATAACACCAACATAATAACCATCCGACATAATAACAACATAATCAACCATCCAACACAATAACAAATGCAACCAATGTACAATGCAACTTGactcaatgcatgtggtaccaatatATGAACACTCGGGATCACCGCTTCAATCCTCACCTCTTAGGATCAAAGCCACCAATTTGTTACCATCACCTTCGATAACGACTCACTAATTCCATCACCTTCGAAATCAGCTATCGGCCCAATCCATACAATGGGATTTGAGGCTCACCAACAATGCACCATTTGTCCAACAACATGAATGCAGGAAACATATTATACATGCAATAACAACATCATGCACAATGACCCATAACCATAGTCAATGTAAACCGTAAATACTGGCCATCATGCATCAAACACATGTCATACAGGTCAACAACATTGACATACaacataacaagcaacaacaatGCATTTAAGGTTATGTCACACCATAATATAAATATTACAATGCATTTAAACACCATCACACATGAAAATG from Lathyrus oleraceus cultivar Zhongwan6 chromosome 7, CAAS_Psat_ZW6_1.0, whole genome shotgun sequence encodes the following:
- the LOC127104402 gene encoding uncharacterized protein LOC127104402, which codes for MWGKFRAIAQAVQNQPNVGGNDEFRHLGKLQWNNLPTFKGRYALDEAHTWLKEIERIFRVMDFSKAQKVWFGTHMLAKEADDWWINTRHVVDVAVEVIKRFPELVNNCRIYEDSGKARLAHYKELSERRGKQNLNRGKPYSAPVDKGKQRVVGGKRTSGGGAPTPLKCYRCGELGHRFSECKSDVKKCTSVGSHDICY